The Gracilimonas sediminicola sequence TGAAAGCAATCGCTAACATTCCTATCTTTGGCATGCTTTGAAACATATGGAAAATATACCGCCCGAACATCAGAAAGTATTTAATATCATCAGCCAAGCCGCACAGGAATTGGACTGCCCGGTGTATGTGATTGGCGGCTACGTCAGAGATTATTATCTCAACCGCTCTAAACAAGGAGAGATAGATCTTGACTTTGTTACAGTTGGATCCGGGATTAAGCTGGCTCGCAAAGTTTCTGAAAAGATTGAAGGCTCCTCGTTGGCTGTATATAAGCAATTTGGAACCGCACAGGTTAAAACCGGAGAGCTGGAGCTGGAGTTTGTGGGCGCCCGAAAAGAAAGCTACCGAAAGAACTCCCGCAAACCCATTGTGGAAGACGGAACCCTGGAAGACGATCAGCTCCGGCGCGATTTAACCATCAATGCCCTGTCGTGGTCGCTGAACAAAGAGAACTTTGGAGAGTTGAACGATCCTTTTGGCGGGATGGATGACCTGGAGCGGGCGCTCATCCGCACCCCCATCGACCCGAAAAAAACCTTTGATGACGATCCCCTGCGCATGATGCGGGCCATTCGTTTTGCCTCTCAGCTGGATTTCCGGATTGAGGAAAAAACCTTTGATGCCATTTCTGAAATGTCGGAGCGCATCAACATTATTTCCAAAGAGCGGATCATCGAAGAGCTGAATAAAATTATCCTGAGTGATTATCCCTCGCTGGGTTTAACCATGCTTTTTAAAACGGGATTGCTGAAAGAGTTCTTCCCAGAAATGCACAACCTGCACGGGGTGAAGGAAGTGAAG is a genomic window containing:
- a CDS encoding CCA tRNA nucleotidyltransferase, with translation MENIPPEHQKVFNIISQAAQELDCPVYVIGGYVRDYYLNRSKQGEIDLDFVTVGSGIKLARKVSEKIEGSSLAVYKQFGTAQVKTGELELEFVGARKESYRKNSRKPIVEDGTLEDDQLRRDLTINALSWSLNKENFGELNDPFGGMDDLERALIRTPIDPKKTFDDDPLRMMRAIRFASQLDFRIEEKTFDAISEMSERINIISKERIIEELNKIILSDYPSLGLTMLFKTGLLKEFFPEMHNLHGVKEVKGVRHKDNFWHTLKVLDNVIKMDADLWLRWSAIMHDIAKPPTQRFQEGVGWTFHGHDALGAKWTKRIFRRLGLPLDERMRYVRKLVRLHLRPIALVSDEVSDSAIRRLIYEAGDDIDDLMKLCRADVTTKNDYKQERYQKNFDYVERRIKEVEEKDRIRNWKNPLSGEEIMEALDIEPSRTVGDVKDAVKEAILNGDIPNDHDAAFEYMMKHKEDFLN